The Streptomyces sp. CC0208 genome window below encodes:
- a CDS encoding MarP family serine protease, with protein sequence MDVLDILLLLVIAAYAASGYRRGLVAGCVSLAGFVGGAVVGVWALPWIMDLVTPGSTAATVTAVLTVLAPAAVGHELAGRLALRLRRELDQGPLRVADGVGGAAANSVAVLIVSWVAASVLGASSSPLVTTAIRDSALLGTVQDAMPDTTPSWFSRATSALTEAGFPQVFNPFENESTAEVAKPTGDSVTAAATNAAKVSTVKIEGASGTQGREGSGFVYAPQHVMTNAHVVAGIDEPNVRIGGVGQAYEARVVLFDPDRDVAVLYVPDLRAPVLRFDDGAARGDSAVVAGYPQDGDLNLQAATVAGRVKATGQNIYNDATVTREIYSIRSTVRPGNSGGPLLTTSGKVYGVVFARSTSDDETGYVLTADEVAGDAEKAADATSPVDTGELVTS encoded by the coding sequence GTGGACGTGCTCGACATCCTGCTGTTGCTGGTGATCGCCGCCTATGCGGCCTCCGGCTACCGGCGCGGCCTGGTGGCCGGCTGCGTCTCGTTGGCCGGTTTCGTCGGCGGCGCGGTCGTGGGCGTCTGGGCGCTGCCGTGGATCATGGACCTGGTGACACCGGGGAGCACGGCCGCGACGGTGACCGCGGTGCTGACCGTGCTGGCCCCGGCCGCCGTGGGGCACGAGCTGGCGGGGCGGCTGGCGCTCAGGCTGCGCAGGGAACTGGACCAGGGGCCGCTGAGAGTCGCCGACGGCGTCGGCGGGGCCGCGGCCAACTCCGTGGCGGTGCTCATCGTGTCCTGGGTCGCCGCCAGCGTGCTCGGCGCGTCCTCGTCCCCGCTGGTCACCACCGCCATCCGGGACTCCGCCCTGCTCGGCACCGTCCAGGACGCCATGCCGGACACCACACCCTCCTGGTTCTCCCGGGCCACCTCCGCGCTCACCGAGGCGGGCTTCCCGCAGGTCTTCAACCCGTTCGAGAACGAGTCGACGGCCGAGGTGGCCAAACCCACCGGCGACAGCGTCACGGCCGCCGCCACCAACGCGGCCAAGGTCAGCACCGTCAAGATCGAGGGCGCCTCCGGCACCCAGGGCCGCGAGGGCAGCGGTTTCGTGTACGCGCCGCAGCACGTGATGACCAACGCCCACGTGGTGGCCGGCATCGACGAGCCCAACGTCCGGATCGGCGGGGTCGGGCAGGCGTACGAGGCGCGGGTGGTGCTGTTCGACCCGGACCGGGACGTGGCCGTGCTGTACGTCCCGGATCTCCGCGCACCGGTGCTGCGCTTCGACGACGGCGCCGCCCGGGGCGACTCCGCGGTGGTCGCGGGCTATCCGCAGGACGGCGACCTGAACCTCCAGGCAGCCACGGTGGCGGGCCGGGTGAAGGCGACCGGGCAGAACATCTACAACGACGCCACCGTCACCCGCGAGATCTACTCGATCCGCTCGACCGTCCGCCCCGGCAACTCCGGCGGCCCCCTGCTGACCACCTCCGGCAAGGTCTACGGCGTGGTCTTCGCCCGCTCCACCTCCGACGACGAGACGGGCTACGTCCTGACCGCCGACGAGGTCGCGGGCGACGCCGAGAAGGCGGCAGACGCGACGTCACCGGTGGACACGGGCGAGCTGGTCACGTCGTGA
- a CDS encoding peptidoglycan recognition protein, protein MACVPGLAVVLGLVLCVSGVERAVDAGRAGGAASARPGVVSRGALRPHIVPRSVWAVGGEENSTARTPPPPSYDDKVLAVFVHHTDSPNDYDCADSPRIIRYLAAGQTGARNWDDIGYNFLVDRCGTIYEGRAGGIDRPVTGAHTLGFNHRTAGIAALGTFTAGVAVPRAMTDAIAALVAWKLGLAGVDPRSTVRLTSSNSLSRYADGTTAALPALAAHGDAYMTTCPGAALRAMLPEIRQRAARLQGRT, encoded by the coding sequence CTGGCCTGTGTGCCCGGGCTCGCCGTCGTTCTCGGGCTTGTGCTGTGTGTCAGTGGGGTCGAGCGGGCGGTGGACGCCGGGAGGGCCGGGGGCGCCGCGTCGGCGCGGCCCGGGGTCGTTTCGCGGGGGGCCCTCAGGCCGCACATCGTGCCGAGGTCGGTGTGGGCCGTCGGCGGGGAGGAGAACTCCACCGCCCGTACCCCGCCGCCCCCCAGCTACGACGACAAGGTGCTCGCGGTCTTCGTGCACCACACCGACTCGCCCAACGACTACGACTGCGCCGATTCCCCCCGCATCATCCGCTACCTCGCCGCCGGCCAGACCGGCGCCCGGAACTGGGACGACATCGGCTACAACTTCCTCGTCGACCGTTGCGGCACCATCTACGAGGGCCGAGCGGGCGGCATCGACCGCCCCGTCACCGGCGCCCACACCCTGGGCTTCAACCACCGCACCGCGGGCATCGCCGCCCTCGGCACCTTCACCGCGGGCGTCGCCGTCCCGCGGGCGATGACCGACGCGATCGCCGCCCTGGTCGCCTGGAAACTCGGCCTCGCCGGCGTCGACCCCCGCAGTACCGTCCGCCTCACCTCCAGCAACAGCCTCAGCCGCTACGCCGACGGCACCACCGCGGCACTGCCCGCCCTCGCGGCCCACGGCGACGCCTACATGACGACCTGCCCCGGCGCCGCCCTCCGTGCCATGCTCCCGGAGATCAGACAGAGGGCGGCCCGCCTCCAGGGCAGGACCTGA
- a CDS encoding peptidoglycan bridge formation glycyltransferase FemA/FemB family protein: MTSPYVREITREEHLAHLRLHPDASHLQIPEWADVKPDWLAESVGWFEDGTRIATALVLYRPLPGTRRCLAYLPDGPTIDWLGPRPEHLLDPLVAHLEKRGAFSVRIGPPVVVRHWDAGTVTAGLADPGVRHVRELPAAGVDGFALDAGERLRGLGWRRCAQDEDSGFGLGQPRYGCHIPLAGRSVDELRAALAPHFEQSLRTAESAGVRVSWGTAADLPDFYRLYAATAARDGFRVRPPAYFRRMWEALNAEDSDRLRLYLAEYDGEVLSAALMINVGSRVWHSYAGSGRRGREVRPSSALLWRMLCDARAAGAATYDLRAVTPSLGEDRLLGRLHFKTGAGGRVVEYLGEWERPVGVQGRVLQRALGMYLGRR; encoded by the coding sequence ATGACCAGCCCGTATGTGCGCGAGATCACGCGCGAGGAACATCTCGCCCATCTGCGGCTGCATCCCGACGCGAGCCATCTCCAGATCCCCGAGTGGGCCGACGTGAAGCCCGACTGGCTGGCGGAGAGCGTCGGCTGGTTCGAGGACGGGACCAGGATCGCGACGGCCCTCGTCCTGTACCGGCCGCTGCCCGGCACCCGGCGCTGTCTCGCCTACCTGCCCGACGGACCGACGATCGACTGGCTGGGCCCGCGCCCGGAACACCTGCTGGATCCCCTGGTCGCCCATCTGGAGAAGCGCGGGGCGTTCTCGGTGCGGATCGGGCCGCCCGTCGTCGTCCGGCACTGGGACGCCGGCACGGTGACGGCGGGCCTCGCCGACCCCGGCGTCCGCCATGTGCGCGAGCTGCCCGCGGCCGGTGTCGACGGGTTCGCGCTGGACGCCGGGGAACGGCTGCGCGGGCTCGGGTGGCGGCGGTGCGCACAGGACGAGGACAGCGGCTTCGGCCTCGGGCAGCCACGGTACGGCTGTCACATCCCGCTGGCGGGCCGCTCGGTGGACGAGCTGCGCGCGGCCCTCGCGCCGCACTTCGAGCAGTCCCTGCGCACGGCCGAGTCGGCGGGCGTCCGGGTCTCCTGGGGTACGGCCGCCGATCTGCCCGACTTCTACCGCCTCTACGCGGCCACCGCCGCCCGCGACGGTTTCCGGGTCCGGCCCCCGGCCTACTTCCGGCGCATGTGGGAGGCCCTGAACGCCGAGGACTCCGACCGGCTGCGGCTCTATCTCGCCGAGTACGACGGCGAGGTGCTCTCCGCCGCGCTGATGATCAACGTCGGCTCCCGGGTCTGGCACTCCTACGCCGGGTCCGGCCGCCGGGGGCGGGAAGTGCGGCCCAGCAGCGCGCTGTTGTGGCGGATGCTGTGCGATGCGCGGGCGGCCGGTGCGGCGACGTACGACCTGCGTGCGGTCACCCCCTCCCTCGGCGAGGACCGGCTGCTGGGCCGGCTCCACTTCAAGACGGGGGCGGGGGGCCGGGTCGTGGAGTACCTCGGCGAGTGGGAACGCCCCGTGGGGGTCCAAGGGCGGGTGCTGCAGCGGGCGTTGGGGATGTATCTCGGGCGCAGGTGA
- a CDS encoding DUF4240 domain-containing protein: MDETEFWELVDATREAAEGDPEEQADLLVDRLLALDPEMVLDFARHFEARFNRAYTWDLWGAAWILLDGASDDAFDSFRCWLIGQGREVYEGGVHDPDSLADLLADFDEEIDGDGEELGFAADEAYEQLTGTVAPDLGIPPAASEPLGAPVDLESDRVLAERCPKLWERFRG; encoded by the coding sequence ATGGACGAGACGGAGTTCTGGGAGCTGGTGGACGCCACCCGCGAGGCCGCCGAGGGCGACCCCGAGGAGCAGGCCGACCTGCTGGTGGACCGGCTGCTCGCGCTGGACCCGGAGATGGTCCTCGACTTCGCCCGTCACTTCGAGGCACGCTTCAACCGCGCGTACACGTGGGACCTGTGGGGCGCCGCCTGGATCCTGCTGGACGGGGCGAGCGACGACGCCTTCGACTCCTTCCGCTGCTGGCTGATCGGCCAGGGCCGCGAGGTGTACGAGGGCGGGGTGCACGACCCCGACTCGCTCGCCGACCTGCTGGCCGACTTCGACGAGGAGATCGACGGCGACGGCGAGGAACTGGGCTTCGCGGCCGACGAGGCCTACGAGCAGCTCACCGGTACCGTCGCGCCCGACCTGGGTATCCCGCCCGCGGCCTCCGAGCCGCTGGGCGCGCCGGTCGACCTGGAGAGCGACCGGGTGCTGGCGGAGCGGTGTCCCAAGTTGTGGGAGCGCTTCAGGGGCTGA
- a CDS encoding YafY family protein, with translation MRAARLIRMVLLLQSRPSMTAAELARELEVSERTVSRDAQALSEAGVPVYADRGRAGGYRLIGGYRTRLTGLARSEAEALFLSGVPGALREMGLEDAASAARLKVSAALLPSLRDASRTSAQRFHLDAPGWFTEPKSPESLPAVADAVWDDRRVTARYCGREGEVERELEPYGLVLKAGVWYLCARVQDGGSFRVYRLDRFTAVTAGEDRFERDEGFDLPGFWAERAEQFARSILRAEVVVRLSGDGVRRLPYVVDPASAREALAAAEAAHEDGWLTVTLPVESEQVAHTQLAGLGPEVEVLAPESLRARFAEDARRLGRLYGT, from the coding sequence ATGCGTGCTGCCCGGCTCATCAGGATGGTGCTGTTGCTCCAGTCCCGGCCCTCCATGACCGCCGCCGAGCTGGCGCGGGAGCTGGAGGTGTCGGAGCGGACGGTGTCGCGGGACGCGCAGGCGCTGTCGGAGGCGGGGGTCCCGGTCTACGCCGACCGGGGGCGGGCCGGCGGGTACCGGCTGATCGGCGGGTACCGGACCCGGCTGACCGGACTGGCCCGGAGCGAGGCCGAGGCGCTGTTCCTGTCCGGGGTGCCGGGGGCGCTGCGCGAGATGGGGCTGGAGGACGCCGCCTCCGCCGCCCGGTTGAAGGTCTCGGCGGCCCTGCTGCCGTCCCTGCGGGACGCTTCCCGTACGTCGGCCCAGCGCTTCCACCTGGACGCGCCGGGCTGGTTCACCGAGCCGAAGTCCCCCGAGTCGCTGCCCGCCGTCGCCGACGCGGTGTGGGACGACCGACGGGTCACCGCGCGCTACTGCGGCCGGGAGGGCGAAGTGGAGCGGGAGCTGGAACCGTACGGGCTCGTGCTCAAGGCGGGCGTCTGGTACCTGTGCGCGCGGGTCCAGGACGGCGGTTCCTTCCGGGTGTACCGGCTCGACCGTTTCACGGCGGTGACGGCCGGCGAGGATCGCTTCGAGCGCGACGAGGGGTTCGACCTGCCCGGCTTCTGGGCGGAGCGCGCCGAACAGTTCGCGCGCTCGATCCTGCGGGCCGAGGTCGTCGTACGGCTGTCCGGGGACGGCGTGCGACGACTTCCGTACGTCGTCGATCCGGCCTCCGCGCGGGAGGCGCTGGCGGCCGCGGAAGCGGCTCACGAGGACGGGTGGCTGACCGTGACGCTCCCGGTGGAGTCCGAACAGGTCGCCCACACCCAGCTGGCGGGACTCGGTCCTGAGGTGGAAGTGCTGGCTCCGGAGAGTCTGCGGGCGCGATTCGCCGAGGACGCGAGACGGCTGGGCCGCCTGTACGGGACATAA
- the aceE gene encoding pyruvate dehydrogenase (acetyl-transferring), homodimeric type, with product MTDPNAIQASELDQLPDRDPEETAEWQASLDAVAKAAGPHRAAYLMRRTLERAEGNGIALPKLLETDYVNTIPTAAEPGLPGDPEMEARITAWNRWNAAAMVTRGSKYGVGGHIATFASAAWLYETGFNHFFKGKEADGSGDQLYIQGHASPGIYARAFLDGRLDEHQLDNFRRESGGNGLPSYPHPRRLPWLWEFPTVSMGLGPLSAIYQARFNRYLTARGIKDVSQSHVWAFLGDGEMDEPESTAALALASREGLDNLTFVINCNLQRLDGPVRANFKIVQELEAQFRGAGWNVVKSLWGNAWDELFQLDTTGALVRRLREVPDAQVQTYQTRDAAYIRQDFFGKDPALVEMAKLLSDDKILECFHLSRGGHEARKVYAAYKAAVEFKGAPTVILAQTVKGHTLGEGFASKNANHQMKKLSVDEFKTMRDLLELPIKDSDFVDGVVPYGHPGADSPEVRYLQERRAALGGPAPARRVHPVAPLPAPAEKAFASFDKGSGSQNVATTMAFVRLIKDLVRDKETGKRWVPIVPDEARTFGMESLFPSLGIYSPKGQTYEPVDRDQLMYYKEAQNGQILNEGITEAGSMADFIAASTSYATHGEAMIPFYIFYSMFGWQRTADQMWQLGDQLGRGFLVGATAGRTTLTGEGLQHADGHSPVIAATNPAALTYDPAFAYEVATIVRDGIRRMYGEAAPGEDPNVFYYLTVYNEPLPQPAKPSGLGIDEGIVKGLYRFNTAESAGLSPAANAPRIQLLGSGTAIHWVLKAQRMLAEEWGVASDVWSATSWTELRRDALEADAGLLRGEERVPYVRQALHGAEGPVLAVSDYMRQVPDQIAQWVEQDWSSLGADGFGLSDTREGARRHFGVDAESVVVAALAQLARRGEVKATAVKEAREKYGL from the coding sequence ATGACCGACCCCAACGCCATCCAGGCCAGCGAGCTCGACCAGCTCCCCGACCGGGACCCCGAGGAGACCGCCGAATGGCAGGCCTCCCTGGACGCGGTCGCCAAGGCGGCCGGCCCGCACCGTGCCGCGTACCTGATGCGCCGCACGCTGGAGAGGGCGGAGGGCAACGGCATCGCGCTGCCGAAGCTCCTCGAGACCGACTACGTCAACACCATCCCCACCGCCGCCGAGCCGGGCCTGCCCGGTGACCCGGAGATGGAGGCCCGCATCACCGCGTGGAACCGCTGGAACGCGGCCGCGATGGTGACCCGGGGCAGCAAATACGGCGTCGGCGGCCACATCGCCACCTTCGCCTCCGCGGCCTGGCTCTACGAGACCGGCTTCAACCACTTCTTCAAGGGCAAGGAGGCCGACGGGTCCGGCGACCAGCTCTACATCCAGGGCCACGCCTCCCCCGGCATCTACGCCCGCGCCTTCCTCGACGGCCGGCTGGACGAGCACCAGCTCGACAACTTCCGCCGCGAGTCGGGCGGCAACGGCCTCCCGTCGTATCCGCACCCGCGCCGCCTGCCCTGGCTGTGGGAGTTCCCGACGGTGTCGATGGGCCTCGGCCCGCTCTCCGCGATCTACCAGGCGCGTTTCAACCGCTACCTGACCGCCCGCGGCATCAAGGACGTCTCGCAGTCCCACGTCTGGGCCTTCCTCGGCGACGGCGAGATGGACGAGCCCGAGTCCACGGCGGCACTCGCGCTCGCGAGCCGCGAGGGCCTCGACAACCTCACCTTCGTCATCAACTGCAACCTCCAGCGCCTCGACGGCCCGGTCCGCGCGAACTTCAAGATCGTGCAGGAGCTGGAGGCCCAGTTCCGCGGCGCCGGCTGGAACGTCGTCAAGTCGCTGTGGGGCAACGCCTGGGACGAGCTCTTCCAGCTCGACACCACAGGCGCGCTCGTACGACGGCTGCGCGAGGTACCGGACGCGCAGGTGCAGACGTACCAGACGCGCGACGCGGCCTACATCCGCCAGGACTTCTTCGGCAAGGACCCGGCGCTCGTCGAGATGGCCAAGCTGCTGTCCGACGACAAGATCCTCGAGTGTTTCCACCTCTCCCGCGGTGGCCATGAGGCGCGCAAGGTGTACGCCGCCTACAAGGCCGCCGTCGAGTTCAAGGGCGCGCCGACCGTGATCCTGGCCCAGACGGTCAAGGGCCACACCCTCGGCGAGGGCTTCGCGTCGAAGAACGCCAACCACCAGATGAAGAAGCTGTCGGTGGACGAGTTCAAGACGATGCGCGACCTGCTCGAACTGCCCATCAAGGACAGCGACTTCGTCGACGGTGTGGTGCCCTACGGCCACCCGGGCGCCGACTCCCCCGAGGTGCGCTACCTCCAGGAGCGCCGGGCCGCTCTCGGTGGTCCCGCGCCGGCCCGCCGAGTGCACCCCGTGGCCCCCCTGCCGGCCCCGGCGGAGAAGGCCTTCGCCTCCTTCGACAAGGGCTCCGGCTCGCAGAACGTGGCCACCACCATGGCCTTCGTCCGGCTCATCAAGGACTTGGTCCGCGACAAGGAGACGGGTAAGCGCTGGGTGCCGATCGTTCCCGACGAGGCGCGAACCTTCGGCATGGAGAGCCTCTTCCCGTCCCTGGGCATCTACTCGCCCAAGGGCCAGACGTACGAGCCGGTCGACCGCGACCAGCTGATGTACTACAAGGAGGCCCAGAACGGCCAGATCCTCAACGAGGGGATCACCGAGGCCGGTTCGATGGCCGACTTCATCGCCGCTTCGACGTCGTACGCGACGCACGGCGAGGCGATGATCCCGTTCTACATCTTCTACTCGATGTTCGGCTGGCAGCGCACCGCCGACCAGATGTGGCAGCTCGGCGACCAGCTCGGCCGCGGCTTCCTCGTCGGCGCCACGGCGGGCCGTACCACGCTGACGGGCGAGGGCCTGCAGCACGCGGACGGGCACTCCCCGGTGATCGCGGCGACGAACCCGGCGGCGCTGACGTACGACCCGGCGTTCGCCTACGAGGTCGCCACCATCGTGCGCGACGGTATCCGCCGCATGTACGGCGAGGCGGCCCCCGGCGAGGACCCGAACGTCTTCTACTACCTGACGGTCTACAACGAGCCGCTCCCGCAGCCCGCGAAGCCGTCCGGCCTCGGCATCGACGAGGGCATCGTCAAGGGCCTGTACCGCTTCAACACGGCGGAGTCCGCGGGCCTTTCCCCGGCCGCGAACGCCCCCCGCATCCAGCTCCTCGGCTCCGGCACGGCGATCCACTGGGTGCTGAAGGCCCAGCGGATGCTGGCCGAGGAGTGGGGCGTGGCGTCCGACGTGTGGTCCGCGACCTCCTGGACGGAGCTGCGCCGTGACGCGCTGGAGGCCGACGCCGGTCTGCTGCGCGGCGAGGAGCGGGTACCGTACGTCCGTCAGGCGCTGCACGGTGCCGAGGGCCCGGTGCTCGCGGTCTCCGACTACATGCGTCAGGTCCCGGACCAGATCGCGCAGTGGGTCGAGCAGGACTGGTCCTCGCTCGGCGCGGACGGCTTCGGCCTCTCCGACACCCGCGAGGGCGCCCGCCGCCACTTCGGCGTCGACGCCGAGTCGGTCGTGGTCGCGGCCCTGGCCCAGCTGGCCCGCCGCGGCGAGGTCAAGGCGACGGCGGTGAAGGAAGCACGCGAGAAGTACGGGCTGTGA
- a CDS encoding GntR family transcriptional regulator, whose protein sequence is MTAPVVHSLREQIREHIVEGIVSGRWQPGERIVERRIATELEVSQTPVREALRELESLRLIESAPNKGVRVRNLTAADLEESYPVRAGLEAIAAELAAERLAQDCSALEPHVAALYEADRDSDGTGQVRHTVGFHRELVRAAGNSVLLHTWEGLGIEVFTALSIRWLGTVQQSYAEEHEELVAAFRRRDPRIADIVKSHVLGCAPRA, encoded by the coding sequence ATGACCGCGCCCGTCGTCCACTCGCTGCGCGAACAGATCCGCGAGCACATCGTGGAGGGGATCGTCAGCGGGCGCTGGCAGCCGGGTGAGCGGATCGTGGAACGTCGCATCGCGACCGAGCTGGAGGTCAGCCAGACGCCGGTGCGGGAGGCGCTGCGCGAGCTGGAGTCGCTGCGGCTGATCGAGTCGGCGCCGAACAAGGGCGTACGGGTGCGGAACCTGACGGCGGCGGACCTGGAGGAGAGCTACCCGGTCCGGGCCGGGCTGGAGGCCATCGCGGCGGAGTTGGCGGCGGAGCGGCTGGCGCAGGACTGCTCGGCGCTCGAACCGCATGTCGCCGCGCTCTACGAGGCCGACCGGGACTCCGACGGGACCGGCCAGGTGCGGCACACCGTGGGTTTCCACCGCGAGTTGGTGCGGGCGGCCGGCAACTCGGTGCTGCTGCACACCTGGGAGGGCCTGGGCATCGAGGTCTTCACGGCGCTGTCGATCCGCTGGCTGGGGACGGTACAGCAGTCGTACGCGGAGGAGCACGAGGAGCTGGTGGCCGCGTTCCGGAGGCGGGACCCGCGGATCGCCGACATCGTGAAGTCCCACGTGCTGGGGTGCGCGCCGAGGGCCTGA
- the sucB gene encoding 2-oxoglutarate dehydrogenase, E2 component, dihydrolipoamide succinyltransferase, whose protein sequence is MAVSVTLPALGESVTEGTVTRWLKAEGERVEADEPLLEVSTDKVDTEIPSPAAGVLASIKVAEDETVEVGAELAVIDDGTGAPAAAPAPAAEPVAEPAPEPAAAAPSTEQAAPAPAPTAEAASGGGSAEGTDVVLPALGESVTEGTVTRWLKEVGEEVAEDEPLLEVSTDKVDTEIPSPAAGVLLEIVVGEDETAEVGAKLAVIGAPGAAPAAAQAPAAPAPAPAAEAPAPAPAPAAPAPAPAPAPQAPSAPAPQQQTAPAPDPAPAAPAPAPAPVTPAPAPAATSGDDGAYVTPLVRKLAAENGVDLAGVKGTGVGGRIRKQDVIAAAEAAKAAAAPAPAAAAAPAAAAKKAPSLEASPLRGQTVKMPRIRKVIGDNMVKALHEQAQLSSVVEVDVTRLMKLRARAKDAFAAREGVKLSPMPFFVKAAAQALKAHAPINAKINEGEGTITYFDTENIGIAVDSEKGLMTPVIKHAGDLNIAGIAKATAELAGKVRANKITPDELSGATFTISNTGSRGALFDTIIVPPGQVAILGIGATVKRPAVIETEEGTVIGVRDMTYLTLSYDHRLVDGADAARYLTAVKAILEAGEFEVELGL, encoded by the coding sequence ATGGCGGTTTCCGTAACCCTTCCGGCGCTCGGCGAGAGCGTCACCGAGGGCACCGTCACCCGCTGGCTGAAGGCCGAGGGTGAGCGCGTAGAGGCCGACGAGCCGCTGCTCGAGGTGTCGACCGACAAGGTCGACACCGAGATCCCCTCCCCCGCCGCCGGTGTCCTGGCCTCCATCAAGGTCGCCGAGGACGAGACGGTCGAGGTCGGCGCCGAGCTGGCCGTGATCGACGACGGCACCGGCGCCCCGGCGGCCGCTCCGGCCCCGGCCGCCGAGCCGGTCGCCGAGCCCGCCCCGGAGCCGGCCGCGGCCGCTCCGTCCACCGAGCAGGCCGCCCCGGCGCCCGCTCCCACCGCCGAGGCCGCTTCCGGCGGCGGCTCCGCCGAGGGCACGGACGTCGTCCTGCCCGCGCTCGGCGAGTCCGTCACCGAGGGCACCGTCACCCGGTGGCTGAAGGAGGTCGGCGAGGAGGTCGCGGAGGACGAGCCCCTGCTCGAGGTCTCCACCGACAAGGTCGACACCGAGATCCCCTCGCCCGCCGCCGGTGTGCTGCTGGAGATCGTGGTCGGTGAGGACGAGACGGCCGAGGTCGGCGCCAAGCTCGCCGTCATCGGTGCCCCGGGTGCGGCTCCGGCCGCCGCCCAGGCCCCCGCCGCTCCCGCTCCGGCCCCGGCTGCCGAGGCCCCGGCCCCGGCTCCCGCCCCCGCGGCTCCGGCGCCCGCTCCGGCTCCGGCCCCGCAGGCGCCCTCGGCTCCGGCCCCGCAGCAGCAGACGGCTCCGGCTCCCGACCCGGCGCCCGCCGCTCCGGCTCCGGCGCCCGCCCCGGTCACCCCGGCCCCGGCTCCGGCCGCGACCTCCGGTGACGACGGCGCCTACGTGACCCCGCTGGTGCGCAAGCTCGCCGCCGAGAACGGCGTCGACCTGGCCGGCGTCAAGGGCACCGGCGTCGGTGGCCGTATCCGCAAGCAGGACGTCATCGCCGCCGCCGAGGCCGCGAAGGCCGCCGCTGCCCCGGCTCCGGCCGCTGCCGCCGCCCCGGCCGCCGCCGCCAAGAAGGCGCCGTCCCTGGAGGCCTCTCCCCTCCGTGGCCAGACCGTCAAGATGCCGCGCATCCGCAAGGTCATCGGCGACAACATGGTCAAGGCGCTGCACGAGCAGGCGCAGCTGTCCTCGGTCGTCGAGGTCGACGTCACCCGCCTGATGAAGCTGCGCGCCCGTGCCAAGGACGCGTTCGCGGCCCGTGAGGGCGTCAAGCTCTCCCCGATGCCGTTCTTCGTCAAGGCGGCGGCGCAGGCGCTGAAGGCGCACGCGCCGATCAACGCCAAGATCAACGAGGGCGAAGGCACGATCACCTACTTCGACACCGAGAACATCGGTATCGCGGTGGACTCCGAGAAGGGCCTGATGACCCCGGTCATCAAGCACGCGGGCGACCTCAACATCGCCGGCATCGCCAAGGCCACGGCGGAGCTCGCGGGCAAGGTCCGCGCGAACAAGATCACGCCCGACGAGCTGTCCGGCGCGACCTTCACCATCTCCAACACCGGTTCGCGCGGTGCGCTCTTCGACACGATCATCGTGCCGCCGGGCCAGGTCGCGATCCTCGGCATCGGTGCCACGGTCAAGCGCCCGGCGGTCATCGAGACCGAGGAGGGCACGGTCATCGGCGTCCGCGACATGACCTACCTGACCCTCTCCTACGACCACCGTCTGGTGGACGGCGCCGACGCGGCCCGTTACCTGACCGCGGTCAAGGCGATCCTGGAGGCGGGCGAGTTCGAGGTCGAGCTCGGCCTGTAA